A genome region from Arachis duranensis cultivar V14167 chromosome 6, aradu.V14167.gnm2.J7QH, whole genome shotgun sequence includes the following:
- the LOC107492139 gene encoding rapid alkalinization factor, whose product MARFNLCVVLVICVSILVVMASSPTTTTADAGDHFNPMGMVGGWVAFKKGSGSSCKGSIAECMEAGEEEFDLDSEINRRILATTKYISYGALQRNTVPCSRRGASYYNCRPGAQANPYNRGCSAITRCRS is encoded by the coding sequence ATGGCGAGATTCAATTTGTGTGTGGTCCTCGTGATTTGTGTGAGCATCTTGGTGGTGATGGCTTCGTCGCCGACAACAACGACAGCGGATGCAGGGGACCACTTCAACCCCATGGGAATGGTTGGAGGATGGGTAGCTTTCAAGAAAGGTTCAGGCTCCTCCTGCAAGGGCTCCATAGCAGAGTGCATGGAAGCAGGTGAAGAAGAGTTTGACTTGGACTCTGAGATCAACCGGCGCATCTTAGCCACAACTAAGTACATCAGCTACGGTGCGCTCCAGAGGAACACTGTTCCCTGCTCTCGCCGTGGCGCTTCCTACTACAATTGTCGCCCTGGTGCTCAGGCCAACCCTTACAATCGTGGCTGCAGCGCCATCACAAGGTGCAGgagctaa